The following proteins come from a genomic window of Trueperaceae bacterium:
- a CDS encoding ABC transporter permease yields the protein MNGVRRHLPVILVLLALVLLGYPLALLFGLPLALRDMNDLRKWEHATISARPLARLDDDLLLEFPDATEGGLLVRDDVPLDWEYAVTEDGVRLAEEPSTALVSWAGQLEPQGGGVFRLPESVDASDPTLAIYAGTVLLTGGTVKAREVPEGVRETFSFPDAQGPVIVDGDVLEEGEDYEDLGERVRLSGAPSFGSDVRRVRADYGVVDAEEGLIVLSEPTAAPLRVASSVVRLAEVLEKVDDPEGRRYRFASGRVVETDRDRRVFVGNELLSDTDERPEERVDGVRRTFTFESPLGIVTVDGRRQAEGEDYERDGNTITFTEAPPRNARLRQYPNYFLADPRRGEIELAIAPRTGETVWTSRYQVYARPSCGTTVIECFFALPQHPVPFPHWIVQNVGPFFSQYPLADERNVVRATLYTTLGTIAALLLGSAVGIVLAVLFVLLRPLEQALLPWVVASQTIPIIALVPVLLLILGNFGITIQTSLLPTAIIGAYIAFFPMVVGTVKGLRSVDPLALDLMRSYAATPLQVFAKVRFPAAVPFFFTSLKLATAAALVGALVAETESNNRRGLGFQILGQVQSGDVADVWILLIVSALLGVGLVALVSGLQRILAPWERS from the coding sequence ATGAACGGCGTTCGGCGCCACCTGCCGGTGATCCTCGTGCTGCTGGCGTTGGTGCTGCTGGGCTACCCCCTGGCGCTCCTCTTCGGCTTGCCGCTCGCACTGCGCGACATGAACGACCTGCGCAAGTGGGAGCACGCGACGATCAGCGCCCGCCCGCTCGCCCGCCTCGACGATGACCTGCTGCTCGAGTTCCCGGACGCCACTGAGGGCGGACTTCTGGTGAGGGACGACGTCCCGCTCGACTGGGAGTACGCGGTCACCGAGGATGGGGTGCGGCTGGCCGAGGAACCTTCCACGGCGCTGGTGAGCTGGGCCGGGCAGCTCGAACCGCAGGGCGGCGGCGTCTTCAGGCTACCCGAGTCCGTGGACGCGAGCGATCCCACCCTGGCCATCTACGCCGGCACCGTGCTTCTTACGGGCGGAACGGTCAAGGCGCGCGAAGTGCCCGAAGGGGTGCGCGAGACGTTCAGCTTCCCTGACGCGCAGGGGCCGGTGATCGTCGACGGCGACGTGCTCGAGGAGGGCGAGGATTACGAAGACCTGGGGGAGCGGGTGCGCTTGTCGGGGGCACCGTCGTTCGGCAGCGACGTCCGCCGGGTGAGAGCGGATTACGGAGTGGTGGATGCCGAGGAGGGCCTGATCGTCCTCAGCGAACCGACGGCCGCACCGCTGCGGGTGGCATCGAGCGTCGTGCGCCTGGCGGAGGTGCTGGAGAAGGTGGACGATCCCGAGGGCCGGCGCTACCGCTTCGCCAGCGGACGGGTGGTGGAGACCGACCGGGATCGCCGCGTCTTCGTAGGCAACGAACTCCTCTCCGATACCGACGAGCGGCCCGAGGAGCGCGTCGACGGGGTGAGACGGACCTTCACCTTCGAGAGCCCTCTGGGCATAGTCACCGTCGACGGCCGCCGCCAGGCCGAAGGTGAGGACTACGAGCGGGACGGCAACACCATCACCTTCACCGAAGCACCCCCGCGGAACGCCCGCCTGCGGCAATATCCCAACTATTTCCTTGCCGACCCTCGCAGGGGTGAGATCGAACTGGCCATCGCTCCCCGGACCGGGGAGACGGTGTGGACCAGTCGCTACCAGGTCTACGCGCGTCCCTCATGCGGAACCACGGTCATAGAGTGCTTCTTCGCCCTGCCGCAGCACCCGGTGCCGTTCCCCCACTGGATCGTCCAGAACGTGGGCCCGTTCTTCTCCCAGTACCCCCTTGCCGACGAACGCAACGTGGTTCGAGCAACGCTCTACACGACTCTGGGCACCATCGCCGCGCTTCTGCTCGGGAGCGCCGTGGGGATCGTCCTGGCGGTGCTGTTCGTGCTGCTCAGGCCGCTCGAGCAGGCGCTGCTGCCGTGGGTGGTCGCGTCGCAGACGATCCCGATCATCGCCCTCGTGCCGGTGCTGCTGCTGATCCTCGGCAACTTCGGGATAACCATCCAGACGAGCCTCCTGCCCACGGCCATCATCGGGGCCTACATCGCGTTCTTCCCCATGGTGGTGGGGACCGTCAAGGGACTCCGCTCGGTCGACCCGCTGGCGCTCGACCTGATGCGCTCCTACGCCGCGACACCGCTCCAGGTGTTCGCCAAGGTGCGCTTCCCCGCGGCGGTTCCGTTCTTCTTCACCAGCCTCAAGCTGGCAACCGCGGCCGCCCTCGTGGGGGCGCTCGTCGCCGAGACGGAGTCGAACAACCGCCGCGGACTCGGCTTCCAGATCCTCGGCCAGGTGCAGTCGGGGGACGTTGCCGACGTATGGATCCTGCTCATAGTCTCGGCGTTGCTGGGCGTGGGCCTGGTCGCGCTGGTCAGCGGCCTGCAGCGGATCCTCGCACCCTGGGAGCGCTCGTGA
- a CDS encoding ABC transporter permease gives MAANEPVAGIVRPRIRPLYTSVVGALLALAGLLGPFAASSSGYQALGMAAGWIGILCLLLSIVGRDWAAAALLPLGVAGAWLAVSELWPLSVSGEWGYFALLWGFLLVALGGVGRVSLVDLPQDTTRLERNFRRLLPPAAIPFVLLLIWQGLVSGYAVPKGIFPGVIDVWSQLRASFVVLMGDSYVTFVKEVLLGFGLGLVGGFSAAIAIAFSPFLQRGFLPLAAAFGAVPIVGLAPVLGRAFGVNWESKAAVVVIVTFFPVVLNMVQGLTQVDPLKLELLRAYAAKPREIFFELRLPNSLPYLFNALKLAAVISVVSVIVAEFLIPGPPEGLGQRISLSARRGAFDVVFAAIVVTSVISIAFYSLLSLVERWLTGWHPSFREERR, from the coding sequence GTGGCAGCCAACGAACCCGTTGCCGGCATCGTCCGGCCGCGCATCCGCCCCCTCTACACCTCGGTGGTCGGTGCCCTCCTGGCCCTGGCCGGACTGCTGGGCCCGTTCGCGGCTTCCTCCAGCGGCTACCAGGCTCTGGGGATGGCGGCCGGCTGGATCGGCATCCTCTGCCTCCTGCTCTCGATCGTCGGTCGCGACTGGGCGGCCGCTGCTCTGCTGCCGCTGGGCGTCGCCGGGGCGTGGCTGGCGGTGAGCGAACTGTGGCCCCTGAGTGTGTCCGGAGAGTGGGGCTACTTCGCACTGCTCTGGGGCTTCCTGCTGGTAGCACTGGGAGGCGTCGGGCGGGTGAGCCTCGTCGACCTGCCGCAGGACACGACCAGGCTTGAACGGAACTTCAGGCGGCTGCTGCCGCCCGCGGCCATCCCGTTCGTACTGCTGCTCATCTGGCAGGGGCTGGTGAGCGGCTACGCGGTGCCCAAGGGCATCTTCCCTGGCGTCATCGACGTCTGGAGCCAGTTGCGGGCGTCGTTCGTGGTGCTGATGGGCGACAGCTACGTCACCTTCGTCAAGGAGGTGCTCCTGGGCTTCGGCCTCGGCCTCGTCGGAGGTTTCTCGGCGGCTATCGCCATCGCCTTCTCACCCTTCCTGCAGCGCGGCTTCCTGCCGCTCGCCGCGGCGTTCGGAGCGGTGCCGATCGTCGGTTTGGCGCCCGTTCTGGGCCGCGCGTTCGGCGTGAACTGGGAATCGAAAGCGGCCGTCGTCGTCATCGTCACCTTCTTCCCGGTCGTGCTGAACATGGTCCAGGGTCTCACCCAAGTCGACCCGCTGAAGCTCGAACTGCTGCGCGCCTACGCGGCCAAGCCACGCGAGATCTTCTTCGAACTCAGGTTGCCTAACTCGCTCCCCTACCTCTTCAACGCCCTAAAGCTGGCTGCTGTCATCTCGGTGGTGAGCGTCATCGTCGCCGAGTTCCTCATCCCCGGGCCGCCCGAAGGACTGGGGCAGCGGATAAGCCTCTCTGCCCGCCGCGGTGCCTTCGACGTCGTCTTCGCCGCGATCGTCGTCACGAGCGTCATCTCCATCGCCTTCTACAGCCTGCTGTCGCTGGTCGAGCGGTGGCTCACCGGCTGGCATCCCTCGTTCCGCGAGGAGCGGCGGTGA
- a CDS encoding ABC transporter substrate-binding protein yields the protein MKPKKPLLLLLLALALPLAFAQDLVEINFQSKWFPQAQFAGYFVAQEKGFYAEEGLTVNILDGGNVNPTVQVASGNADFGTDWSANMLVQRDQGLDVVMIGQMYQDSGYRLVTLRDSGIETFADLAGTRVGVWGFGNEFAAEVIFNVMDMTSNLDPTVSNPDIEAVVYAFDPALVFPDEVEAASAMTYNELDQIVGLGYPLDGLNILDPAEIDADIMEDLVFTRPEVLEMADFKGSGMSGREVAERFLRASIRGWEYAVANQEEAVQIVLEHCGDTCAGSGSTSSPLIHQTWQMARVAELVKPSADTEVGSINREQFERTVELLVDVGLISEPVAFDDVVDTSIYEAVAQ from the coding sequence ATGAAACCCAAGAAGCCGTTACTCTTGCTGCTCCTCGCTCTGGCACTGCCTCTCGCCTTCGCCCAGGACCTGGTCGAGATCAACTTCCAGTCGAAGTGGTTCCCGCAGGCGCAGTTCGCCGGCTACTTCGTCGCCCAGGAGAAGGGGTTCTACGCCGAAGAGGGACTGACGGTGAACATCCTCGACGGCGGCAATGTCAACCCTACGGTGCAGGTGGCCAGCGGCAACGCCGACTTCGGTACCGACTGGAGCGCCAACATGTTGGTGCAGCGCGACCAGGGTCTCGACGTGGTCATGATCGGGCAGATGTACCAGGACTCCGGCTACCGGCTCGTGACCCTGCGTGACTCGGGTATCGAAACCTTCGCCGATCTGGCGGGGACCAGAGTAGGCGTCTGGGGATTCGGCAACGAGTTCGCCGCCGAGGTGATCTTCAACGTCATGGACATGACATCCAACCTCGACCCCACCGTGAGCAACCCCGACATCGAGGCTGTCGTCTACGCCTTCGACCCGGCTCTGGTCTTCCCTGACGAGGTCGAGGCGGCCAGCGCCATGACTTACAACGAGCTCGACCAGATCGTGGGCCTGGGCTACCCGCTCGACGGCCTCAACATCCTCGACCCTGCCGAGATCGACGCCGACATCATGGAGGACCTGGTCTTCACCCGACCCGAGGTGCTGGAGATGGCCGACTTCAAGGGCTCCGGGATGTCCGGCCGCGAGGTCGCCGAGCGGTTCCTGCGGGCCAGCATACGCGGCTGGGAGTACGCCGTGGCTAACCAGGAGGAGGCGGTGCAGATAGTGCTCGAGCATTGCGGGGACACCTGCGCCGGCTCGGGCAGCACCTCCAGCCCCCTCATCCACCAGACCTGGCAGATGGCCCGGGTGGCCGAACTGGTCAAGCCGAGCGCCGACACCGAGGTGGGCTCGATCAACCGCGAGCAGTTCGAGCGGACGGTCGAACTATTGGTGGACGTGGGGCTCATCAGCGAACCGGTCGCGTTCGACGACGTGGTCGACACCAGCATCTACGAGGCGGTAGCACAGTAG
- a CDS encoding aspartate aminotransferase family protein, whose protein sequence is MTITTSKTQELLERHERVLPPIQTKMLYYGDEPLAVERAKDQYLWDVEGNRYLDFFGGILTVSVGHCNDEVVEATAKQLRTAGHTSTLYLNEIMIKVAEKIAEITPGRLQYSFFTNSGSEADETAVMAARAYTGNSDIIALRHAYSGRTTAMMGVTAHSNWRQGGVYDGSIKHVRSPNMYRKPEGLSEEQYLDFLVQDLEDMIATATDGRIAAFMAEPIQGVGGFAVVPKEYFKRILPIVKAAGGVLIIDEVQTGWGRTGKYWCGIEHWGVEPDIMTFAKGIANGAPVGCTVMTPEVAESIKGLTLSTYGGNPVSMAQTWATIRYIEKNRLWENAEKQGARLRQRLEEMAASTDLIGDVRGMGLMQAIEFVKPGSKDPNPGKATELVNTARKNGLLIGKGGRGGNCIRIAPHLNVSSQDLEAGCDLIEKSLRAIA, encoded by the coding sequence ATGACGATCACCACCAGCAAGACCCAGGAGCTGCTCGAGCGCCACGAGAGGGTACTCCCGCCCATCCAGACGAAGATGCTCTACTACGGCGACGAGCCGCTCGCGGTCGAGCGCGCCAAGGACCAGTACCTCTGGGACGTCGAGGGGAACCGTTACCTCGACTTCTTCGGCGGCATCCTCACCGTCTCGGTGGGCCACTGCAACGACGAGGTGGTGGAGGCGACCGCCAAGCAGCTGAGGACGGCCGGCCACACCAGCACCCTCTATCTGAACGAGATCATGATCAAGGTGGCCGAGAAGATCGCCGAGATCACGCCCGGCCGGCTGCAATACTCGTTCTTCACCAACAGCGGCAGTGAGGCCGACGAGACGGCGGTCATGGCGGCGCGCGCCTACACCGGCAACTCCGACATCATCGCGCTGCGGCACGCCTACTCGGGCCGCACGACCGCGATGATGGGGGTGACGGCTCACTCCAACTGGCGCCAGGGCGGGGTCTACGACGGCTCGATAAAGCACGTCCGCTCGCCCAACATGTACCGGAAGCCGGAGGGCCTGAGCGAGGAGCAGTACCTCGACTTCCTGGTCCAGGATCTCGAGGACATGATCGCCACCGCTACCGACGGGCGTATCGCAGCGTTCATGGCCGAGCCGATCCAGGGCGTGGGTGGCTTCGCGGTAGTGCCCAAGGAGTACTTCAAGCGGATCCTGCCAATCGTGAAGGCGGCCGGCGGGGTGCTGATAATCGACGAGGTGCAGACCGGCTGGGGTCGCACCGGCAAGTACTGGTGCGGCATCGAACATTGGGGCGTGGAGCCCGACATCATGACCTTCGCCAAGGGGATCGCCAACGGCGCGCCGGTAGGCTGCACGGTGATGACTCCCGAGGTCGCGGAATCGATCAAAGGGCTCACACTCTCGACCTACGGAGGCAACCCGGTTTCGATGGCCCAGACCTGGGCAACCATCCGATACATCGAGAAGAACCGCCTCTGGGAGAACGCCGAGAAGCAGGGCGCCAGGCTCCGCCAACGGCTCGAGGAGATGGCTGCGAGTACCGACCTGATCGGTGACGTCCGTGGCATGGGCCTAATGCAGGCGATCGAGTTCGTCAAGCCGGGAAGCAAGGACCCCAACCCGGGCAAGGCGACCGAACTGGTCAACACCGCCCGCAAGAACGGGCTGCTGATCGGCAAGGGCGGCCGCGGCGGCAACTGCATCCGCATCGCCCCGCACCTGAACGTGAGCTCACAGGACCTCGAGGCCGGCTGCGACCTGATCGAGAAGTCGCTGAGGGCGATCGCCTAG
- a CDS encoding S1C family serine protease — MNGTSELFAEAVATVAPSVVRVEGRRRYPLSGVAWSEELVVTTSRAVECEEGIKVGLDDGRLHDAEFVGSDPRLDLALLRVGAGSLQQAGWSEDEPKVGQVALIVGRPSNGVRASLGIVSSLEGEWRTYSGGKVDSYLTTDAKPFAGFSGGPLITGGGEVLGINTAALTRTGSVTLPPAAVRRTVDELLAHGKVRRGYVGIAGQLVLLPREMQESVGQRSGVLVMSVEPDSPAAGAGLTLGDTLLEIAGEKVGAPGDLFQVLDGARIGESVTVRYLRGGEEGEASLTVGERP; from the coding sequence ATGAACGGAACGTCGGAACTCTTCGCGGAAGCGGTAGCAACGGTTGCTCCCTCGGTGGTGCGGGTGGAAGGGCGGCGGCGCTACCCCTTGAGCGGGGTGGCATGGTCAGAAGAACTGGTGGTAACCACCAGTCGCGCGGTCGAGTGCGAAGAGGGGATAAAGGTCGGCCTGGATGACGGTCGTCTGCACGATGCCGAGTTCGTAGGAAGCGACCCTCGTCTCGATCTCGCGCTGCTGCGTGTCGGCGCGGGATCGCTGCAGCAGGCGGGCTGGAGTGAGGACGAGCCGAAGGTGGGCCAGGTGGCGCTCATCGTCGGCAGGCCTAGTAATGGGGTCCGCGCCAGCCTGGGAATCGTCTCGAGCCTTGAGGGAGAGTGGCGGACATACAGTGGCGGCAAGGTCGACAGCTACCTGACTACCGACGCCAAGCCTTTCGCCGGCTTCTCAGGGGGTCCTCTCATTACTGGCGGCGGTGAGGTTCTGGGCATCAACACCGCGGCGCTCACTCGAACGGGTTCGGTTACCTTGCCGCCGGCAGCGGTCAGGCGCACCGTCGACGAACTCCTCGCTCACGGCAAGGTGAGGCGGGGCTACGTCGGCATCGCCGGTCAGCTCGTTCTGCTGCCGCGGGAGATGCAGGAGTCGGTCGGTCAGCGGAGCGGCGTACTGGTGATGTCTGTCGAACCCGACAGCCCTGCGGCAGGGGCCGGGCTCACACTAGGCGACACCCTGCTCGAGATCGCTGGCGAGAAGGTCGGCGCTCCCGGCGACTTGTTCCAGGTGCTCGACGGCGCTCGGATAGGGGAGAGCGTAACCGTGCGGTACCTTCGCGGCGGTGAGGAAGGCGAGGCCTCGCTTACGGTCGGCGAGCGGCCGTAG
- a CDS encoding response regulator transcription factor — translation MLRVAVVANDYLSRTGLVSLLEGERLSVPVASSTIDEAADALGSHELDVIVWAWEGRGEGPRLPPELTVPILLLLPSEIESEDRDLPADELPLLGLRANVAGVVSREASADQLAAAVAAVAAGLYVVQPEFDYLFASAISGPFAYEQLRIGENDLPLEPLTAREVEVLGLLADGLSNKRLAARLEVSEHTIKFHLNSLFDKLAAHNRTEAVSTAVRLGLIAL, via the coding sequence GTGCTACGAGTCGCCGTCGTCGCGAACGACTACCTGAGCCGTACCGGCCTCGTCTCCCTCCTCGAAGGCGAGCGCCTTTCGGTGCCGGTCGCCTCCTCAACCATCGACGAAGCGGCCGACGCGCTCGGCTCCCATGAGCTCGATGTCATCGTTTGGGCGTGGGAGGGTCGAGGCGAAGGACCGCGCCTTCCGCCGGAGTTGACCGTGCCGATCCTTCTGCTGTTGCCTTCCGAGATCGAGTCGGAGGACCGGGATCTGCCGGCCGATGAACTTCCGCTCCTGGGACTCCGCGCGAACGTCGCGGGCGTAGTGAGCCGCGAAGCCAGCGCCGACCAACTGGCGGCGGCAGTCGCTGCCGTAGCAGCTGGTCTATACGTGGTGCAACCCGAGTTCGACTACCTCTTCGCGTCCGCAATCTCCGGGCCGTTCGCATACGAACAGCTACGGATAGGGGAGAACGACCTGCCACTCGAACCGCTTACCGCCCGCGAGGTCGAAGTGCTCGGGCTGCTTGCCGACGGCCTCTCGAACAAGCGGCTCGCCGCTCGACTCGAGGTCAGCGAGCACACCATCAAGTTCCATCTGAACTCCCTCTTCGACAAACTCGCGGCTCACAACAGGACAGAGGCCGTGAGCACCGCTGTCCGGTTGGGTCTGATCGCGCTCTGA
- a CDS encoding hydantoinase/carbamoylase family amidase translates to MPAVDPKRTVAELKDLRSFTANEEGAQRVAFTETWAAARKWLREKLEALPVEVHRDEAGNLWATMQGESDKALLIGGHIDSVPNGGWLDGCLNTLAGVEILRRVAQEYDGKPPVTVRLVDWADEEGARFGKSLFGSSACSGNLDMDEARGLVDKDGVKLPEALKAQGIDFERVKECGKELVNAAAYLELHIEQGPVLLDMDLPLGTVLGTFGVERHAMTFHGQAAHSGSTPMNRRKDAFLAAARMSPEIYRITDRHGGVCTIGSCTTKPGIVTSVVEECRITLDQRHLDGDALAKMLSDAKEASERFAREADVTVKWERLWQIDPVLFNEELLRMCDEAIDETSGQVHRLPSGPLHDAAEPGRIGIPTVMMFVQSLHGISHNKIEDTKEEHIEMAVTAFDKLASKAMAWLA, encoded by the coding sequence ATGCCAGCCGTGGACCCCAAGCGGACCGTTGCCGAACTGAAGGATCTACGTTCTTTCACAGCCAACGAAGAGGGCGCCCAGCGAGTCGCCTTCACCGAAACCTGGGCTGCCGCCAGGAAGTGGCTGCGGGAGAAGCTCGAGGCGTTGCCGGTCGAGGTGCACCGCGATGAAGCCGGCAACCTCTGGGCGACCATGCAGGGCGAGTCCGACAAGGCCCTCCTGATAGGCGGGCACATCGACAGCGTTCCCAACGGCGGCTGGCTCGATGGCTGCCTGAATACCCTCGCCGGGGTCGAGATCCTGCGCCGGGTCGCCCAGGAGTATGACGGCAAGCCGCCGGTGACGGTGAGGCTCGTCGACTGGGCCGATGAGGAGGGAGCGCGCTTCGGCAAGAGTCTCTTCGGTTCCTCGGCATGCTCAGGCAACCTCGACATGGACGAGGCGCGAGGGCTGGTGGACAAGGATGGCGTCAAGCTACCCGAAGCCCTGAAGGCGCAGGGGATCGACTTCGAGCGGGTGAAGGAGTGCGGTAAGGAGCTGGTGAACGCTGCCGCCTACCTCGAGCTCCACATCGAGCAGGGGCCGGTGCTCCTCGACATGGACCTGCCGCTGGGCACGGTGCTGGGAACTTTCGGGGTGGAGCGTCACGCCATGACCTTCCACGGTCAGGCCGCCCATTCCGGCTCTACCCCCATGAACCGCCGCAAGGACGCCTTTCTGGCCGCGGCCAGGATGAGTCCCGAAATCTACCGGATCACCGATCGGCACGGCGGAGTGTGCACGATCGGCAGTTGCACCACCAAGCCGGGGATCGTCACGAGCGTGGTGGAGGAGTGCCGGATAACCCTGGACCAGCGGCACCTCGACGGTGATGCGCTTGCCAAGATGCTGAGTGACGCCAAGGAGGCGAGTGAACGGTTCGCGCGAGAAGCCGACGTCACCGTCAAGTGGGAGCGCCTCTGGCAGATAGACCCGGTGCTCTTCAACGAGGAGTTGCTGCGGATGTGCGACGAGGCGATCGATGAGACAAGCGGCCAGGTCCACCGGCTGCCGTCAGGGCCGCTGCACGACGCCGCCGAACCGGGCCGGATCGGGATACCCACGGTGATGATGTTCGTGCAAAGCCTCCACGGGATCTCCCACAACAAGATAGAGGACACCAAGGAGGAGCACATCGAGATGGCGGTGACGGCGTTCGACAAGCTGGCGTCGAAGGCGATGGCCTGGCTGGCCTAG